From the genome of Clostridium sp. BNL1100, one region includes:
- the truB gene encoding tRNA pseudouridine(55) synthase TruB codes for MNGILNVLKPAGMTSFDVIGFMRRITGQKKIGHAGTLDPSAVGVLPLCIGNATRALEFMIDKDKVYRAELTLGISTDTQDSSGIVLDSYSVEVNDDEIKKAIMSFVGTIEQLPPMYSAIKIGGKKLYELARQGQTIERESRTIQIYNIDVIRIWDDNVIFESEGVTQEFAAKKVLLDVHCSKGTYIRTLCNDIGEKLGCGGHMSFLVRTRAGQYDLDNALTMEEIVQLSETKALEGHLLPVEKIFEEFDIIKLNKEELFKYNNGVWLEVEKNKYENTVYRVYDNNSFLGLGEVFEKGNTLYLKSKKFFK; via the coding sequence ATGAACGGTATTTTAAATGTTTTAAAGCCTGCAGGAATGACATCTTTTGATGTAATTGGATTTATGAGAAGAATAACCGGACAAAAAAAGATAGGGCATGCAGGTACACTTGACCCTTCGGCAGTTGGAGTATTACCTTTATGCATTGGTAATGCCACAAGGGCTTTAGAGTTTATGATAGACAAGGATAAGGTTTACCGTGCAGAACTGACACTGGGAATTTCAACTGATACCCAGGACTCTTCCGGCATTGTGTTGGATTCATATTCCGTAGAAGTTAATGATGATGAAATAAAAAAAGCAATTATGAGCTTTGTGGGTACCATTGAACAGCTTCCTCCAATGTATTCTGCCATAAAAATCGGTGGTAAGAAGCTCTATGAATTAGCCAGACAGGGCCAGACAATAGAAAGGGAATCAAGAACTATTCAAATTTACAACATAGACGTTATCAGAATATGGGATGACAATGTAATATTTGAATCAGAAGGGGTAACACAAGAATTTGCAGCAAAAAAAGTTCTTTTGGATGTTCACTGCTCAAAGGGAACATATATAAGGACATTATGCAATGATATTGGAGAAAAGCTTGGCTGTGGCGGACATATGTCGTTTCTCGTAAGAACAAGGGCGGGACAGTATGACCTTGATAACGCCTTGACAATGGAAGAAATAGTACAATTGTCGGAAACTAAAGCTCTTGAAGGTCATTTATTGCCTGTTGAAAAGATATTTGAAGAGTTTGATATTATAAAATTAAACAAGGAGGAACTTTTCAAGTATAATAACGGAGTATGGCTGGAAGTTGAAAAAAACAAATATGAAAATACTGTTTACAGGGTATACGATAATAATAGTTTTCTTGGGTTAGGAGAAGTTTTTGAAAAAGGAAATACATTATATTTAAAATCAAAGAAGTTCTTTAAATGA
- a CDS encoding bifunctional riboflavin kinase/FAD synthetase: MQVIHSNDSYNTFSCYTGVGLGNFDGLHIGHMALINTLIRESKLNGLSSMVYTFTKHTENILRKKLITPLLLTETKKIELLSETTLDYLYLDEFNEAFSRMSPEEFVVNILKNKLNIKLAVAGHDYRFGYKGGGDIPLLEEFGKKYGFKVVVIPPITCDGEIISSTGIRQSIINGNLETAYKLLGRNYSIIAEVVNGRRVGNTIGFPTANIHPEKYLVLPHNGVYITKTLLNGHLYNSMTNVGYNPTFEDVRQKTVETHIMDFDKDIYGEKIEVFFLKKIRDEKKFNNVEELINQITKDMKIARDYLSIVS, encoded by the coding sequence ATGCAGGTTATTCATTCAAATGATTCTTACAATACATTCAGTTGCTATACCGGTGTCGGTCTTGGTAATTTTGACGGCTTGCATATCGGACATATGGCTCTTATTAACACATTAATAAGAGAATCCAAATTAAACGGACTATCATCAATGGTTTATACTTTTACAAAACATACAGAAAATATTCTAAGAAAAAAGCTTATTACGCCTCTGTTACTTACTGAAACTAAGAAAATAGAACTTTTAAGTGAAACTACTCTTGATTATCTTTATCTTGACGAGTTCAATGAAGCATTTTCAAGAATGTCTCCCGAAGAATTTGTTGTAAATATTCTTAAAAACAAGCTGAATATAAAGCTTGCTGTTGCAGGCCACGACTACAGATTTGGATATAAGGGTGGGGGAGACATACCTTTACTGGAGGAATTCGGAAAGAAGTATGGATTCAAGGTGGTAGTTATCCCGCCTATTACCTGTGATGGCGAGATAATAAGCAGTACCGGCATCAGACAATCTATTATAAATGGAAATCTTGAAACAGCTTATAAGCTGTTGGGGAGAAATTATTCAATTATAGCTGAGGTTGTGAATGGAAGGCGTGTAGGTAATACAATAGGCTTTCCAACTGCGAATATTCATCCTGAAAAGTACCTTGTACTGCCTCACAATGGTGTATATATTACAAAAACACTGTTAAACGGTCATTTATACAATAGTATGACTAATGTTGGCTATAACCCTACATTTGAGGATGTTAGACAGAAAACGGTTGAAACACATATTATGGACTTCGATAAGGACATTTACGGAGAAAAAATTGAAGTATTCTTTTTGAAAAAAATACGTGATGAAAAGAAATTTAACAATGTAGAAGAATTGATAAATCAGATAACAAAGGACATGAAGATTGCAAGGGATTACTTGAGTATAGTCAGTTAG